A genome region from Brooklawnia propionicigenes includes the following:
- a CDS encoding peptidoglycan D,D-transpeptidase FtsI family protein, translating to MASTNKRITIFFVFVAIMISLASGRALLLQGIDADANAQAAAAQLSQSQVLKADRGVIYDRNGEVLAETQPAFSVIADPYSISSNGYDPDHMTSDQRAKADKAPAAIAEILVKYLGGNKDDYLTQLTDTRTADGGPNQYELIARKVSAAVYQQMAAELTAGGWYGIYSAPDPVRYYPNGTLASNVLGFVNYDDEGAAGLEYGQNQYLSGTDGKQTYQSSRYGTIPLGDSTLIEPVNGATYTLTIDSELQWMAETSLANAVASAQAKSGTIVVQAVDTGEILAMATVPTFDSNNPGSADADDLGNRVVTDAYEPGSVQKVLTMAALLDAGLITPDTKVQVPEQILSGDAPIRDAWSHGTLDLTARGVLAQSSNIGTVELARQMDKATLSNYLASFGLGTSTGIELPGETGGALGILPGTDMADYTRDQISFGQGLSVTALQEASAISAIVNGGVYHQPTVIASATTAAGDAISFDRAEPRRVISPEASAAVVNMMEASVASPEMTTADSKTIDGYRMAGKSGTAQKADQYGNYNGGYTGSYVAVAPAEDPQILVYVVIDEPVNGYYGGTVAFPTARQMMMQALPRYGIAPSTDVPAYTDPLTY from the coding sequence ATCGCTTCCACCAACAAGCGGATCACGATCTTCTTCGTTTTCGTTGCGATCATGATCAGCCTGGCGTCGGGTCGCGCCCTGCTGCTGCAGGGCATCGATGCGGACGCCAATGCCCAGGCTGCGGCCGCCCAGCTGAGCCAATCGCAGGTGCTGAAGGCCGATCGCGGGGTGATCTACGACCGCAACGGTGAGGTGCTGGCCGAGACGCAGCCGGCGTTCTCGGTGATTGCCGATCCGTACTCGATCTCGTCCAATGGGTATGACCCGGACCACATGACCAGTGACCAGCGCGCCAAGGCCGACAAGGCACCTGCAGCGATCGCGGAGATCCTGGTCAAGTATCTGGGCGGGAACAAGGACGATTACCTCACGCAGCTGACCGACACCCGTACCGCCGACGGCGGACCCAACCAGTACGAGCTGATCGCCCGCAAGGTCTCGGCCGCGGTCTACCAGCAGATGGCAGCCGAGCTGACCGCCGGTGGCTGGTACGGGATCTATTCCGCGCCCGACCCGGTGCGCTACTACCCGAATGGGACGCTGGCCTCCAATGTGCTCGGCTTCGTCAACTACGACGATGAGGGCGCCGCGGGTCTGGAGTACGGCCAGAACCAGTACCTGAGCGGCACGGATGGCAAGCAGACCTACCAGTCGTCGCGCTACGGCACCATTCCACTGGGCGACAGCACCCTGATCGAGCCGGTCAACGGCGCCACCTACACCTTGACGATCGACTCCGAACTGCAGTGGATGGCCGAGACCAGCCTCGCCAACGCGGTGGCCAGTGCGCAGGCCAAGAGCGGCACCATCGTGGTCCAGGCTGTCGACACCGGAGAGATCCTCGCGATGGCCACGGTGCCCACCTTCGACTCCAACAATCCGGGCTCGGCCGACGCGGACGATCTGGGCAACCGCGTGGTCACCGACGCCTACGAACCGGGTTCGGTGCAGAAGGTGCTCACCATGGCCGCCCTGCTCGATGCCGGCTTGATCACTCCCGACACCAAGGTGCAGGTGCCCGAGCAGATCCTGTCCGGTGATGCCCCGATCCGGGATGCCTGGTCGCACGGCACCCTCGATCTCACGGCTCGCGGTGTGCTCGCGCAATCGTCCAACATCGGCACCGTCGAGTTGGCGCGCCAGATGGACAAGGCGACCCTGTCGAACTACCTGGCGTCGTTCGGGCTGGGTACCTCCACCGGTATCGAACTGCCCGGCGAGACCGGCGGCGCGCTGGGCATCCTTCCCGGCACCGATATGGCCGACTACACCCGCGACCAGATCTCCTTCGGCCAGGGCCTGTCGGTGACCGCTCTGCAGGAAGCGTCGGCCATCTCCGCGATCGTCAACGGTGGCGTCTATCACCAGCCGACGGTCATCGCCTCCGCCACCACGGCGGCCGGAGACGCTATCAGCTTCGACCGCGCCGAGCCTCGCAGAGTCATCAGTCCGGAGGCATCGGCGGCCGTGGTCAACATGATGGAGGCCAGCGTGGCTTCGCCCGAGATGACTACGGCGGATTCGAAGACGATCGACGGTTACCGGATGGCCGGCAAATCCGGAACCGCGCAGAAGGCCGATCAGTACGGCAACTACAACGGCGGCTACACGGGTTCTTATGTCGCGGTCGCCCCTGCGGAGGATCCGCAGATTCTGGTCTACGTCGTGATCGACGAACCGGTCAATGGCTACTACGGTGGCACCGTGGCCTTTCCAACCGCACGCCAGATGATGATGCAGGCATTGCCCCGATACGGCATCGCTCCGTCGACCGATGTGCCCGCCTACACCGACCCCCTCACCTACTGA
- the rsmH gene encoding 16S rRNA (cytosine(1402)-N(4))-methyltransferase RsmH: MAVDDHGAVVHTPVMRERITALLGPALQTPGAIHVDVTLGMAGHASAILADCPNARLIGIDQDADALAIAERTLHRFAGRFELVQARFDELADVLDDLGIAEINSLLADLGLSSLQIDQRDRGFAYAADAPLDMRMDARNPRTAAQVLNTSSQAELVRILRRYGEEPHAERIARAIVTERAREPFSRSARLVDVISAALPAAVRHGGGHPAKRTFQALRIEVNGELDALAGLLPDALGRLAVGGRIAVLAYHSLEDRLVKQTFAAAISDAAPPRLPVVPEPLLARFEPLTRGAEKPTADEIASNPRAASARLRVVKRIRPGHVPILKEAR; encoded by the coding sequence CTGGCCGTCGATGACCACGGGGCAGTCGTGCACACCCCGGTGATGCGCGAACGCATCACCGCACTGCTCGGACCTGCTCTCCAGACGCCCGGAGCCATCCACGTGGATGTCACTCTCGGCATGGCCGGCCACGCCAGCGCGATCCTCGCCGACTGCCCGAATGCCCGGCTGATCGGCATCGATCAGGACGCCGACGCTCTGGCGATCGCAGAGCGCACCCTGCACCGGTTCGCCGGACGCTTTGAGCTGGTGCAGGCCCGCTTCGACGAACTCGCCGACGTGCTGGACGATCTGGGCATCGCCGAGATCAATTCGCTGCTGGCAGACCTCGGACTGTCGAGCCTGCAGATCGATCAGCGTGATCGCGGCTTCGCCTATGCGGCCGATGCGCCGCTGGACATGCGGATGGACGCCCGCAACCCGCGGACCGCCGCTCAGGTGCTCAACACCTCCAGCCAGGCCGAACTCGTGCGGATCCTGCGTCGCTACGGGGAGGAACCGCATGCCGAGCGGATCGCCCGGGCCATCGTCACCGAACGCGCCCGCGAGCCGTTCAGCAGATCGGCCCGTCTGGTCGACGTGATCTCCGCTGCGCTGCCGGCCGCCGTCCGGCACGGCGGGGGACATCCGGCCAAGCGCACCTTCCAGGCCCTGCGCATCGAAGTCAACGGTGAATTGGACGCCCTGGCCGGGCTGCTGCCCGATGCCCTCGGCAGGCTCGCGGTCGGCGGACGCATAGCCGTGCTGGCCTACCACTCGCTGGAGGACCGCCTGGTCAAGCAGACCTTCGCCGCGGCCATCAGCGACGCCGCGCCGCCGCGGTTGCCGGTGGTTCCCGAGCCGCTGCTGGCCCGATTCGAGCCGCTCACCCGGGGAGCCGAGAAGCCTACCGCCGACGAGATCGCGAGCAACCCGAGGGCCGCATCGGCCCGGCTGCGCGTGGTGAAGCGCATCCGTCCCGGTCATGTGCCCATCCTCAAGGAGGCCCGATGA
- the mraZ gene encoding division/cell wall cluster transcriptional repressor MraZ: MFLGTHTPKLDDKGRFFLPAKFRDELAEGLVVTRGQDRCLAIYPMATFVAKTQQMASAPATVRQVRDFQRMLASSASDEVPDKQGRISVPAVLRDYAGLDKDIVVVGAIDRVEVWNPQAWEEYSAAQEASFAELNEEIFPIL, translated from the coding sequence ATGTTTCTCGGAACGCACACTCCCAAGCTCGACGACAAGGGCCGATTCTTCCTGCCTGCGAAGTTCCGGGACGAGCTGGCCGAGGGGCTGGTGGTGACCAGGGGACAGGATCGCTGTCTGGCGATCTATCCCATGGCCACGTTCGTCGCGAAGACTCAGCAGATGGCCTCAGCTCCGGCCACGGTGCGTCAGGTGCGTGATTTTCAGCGCATGCTGGCGTCCTCGGCCAGCGATGAAGTGCCGGACAAGCAGGGCCGCATCTCGGTGCCGGCCGTGCTGCGTGACTACGCGGGTCTGGACAAGGACATCGTCGTGGTGGGGGCCATCGATCGGGTCGAGGTCTGGAACCCGCAGGCATGGGAGGAATACTCCGCTGCGCAGGAGGCCTCCTTCGCCGAGCTGAACGAAGAGATCTTCCCGATCCTGTGA
- a CDS encoding AAA family ATPase, whose protein sequence is MRTAIASVIEGKTEQIDLAILVLFAGGHLLIEDVPGVGKTMLAKALGRAIDCRVRRIQFTPDLLPSDITGVSVYNQETREFEFKPGGVFANIVVGDEINRASPKTQSALLEAMEERQVSVDGQTHRLRPPFMVVATQNPIEMEGTYPLPEAQRDRFMARIEMGYPTRGAELEMLSAHGAANPLASLQPVTDGATLTKLAAGIGEVHVSQAVKEYIVDIVDATRSSSDLRLGASPRAGLQLLRAVRVRAAVTGRDYVIPDDVQALLASVLSHRVLLTSAARLAGRSGADAVTAAAATVALPRSI, encoded by the coding sequence ATGCGGACGGCCATCGCGAGTGTCATCGAGGGCAAGACCGAACAGATCGATCTGGCGATCCTGGTGCTGTTCGCCGGCGGTCACCTGCTCATCGAGGACGTGCCGGGAGTCGGCAAGACCATGTTGGCGAAGGCCCTGGGACGTGCCATCGACTGCCGGGTGCGCCGGATCCAGTTCACCCCCGACCTGCTGCCCTCCGACATCACCGGCGTCTCGGTGTACAACCAGGAGACCCGCGAGTTCGAATTCAAACCGGGCGGCGTCTTCGCGAACATCGTGGTGGGCGACGAGATCAACCGCGCCTCACCCAAGACCCAATCGGCGTTGCTGGAGGCCATGGAGGAACGTCAGGTCAGCGTCGACGGCCAGACGCACCGGCTTCGTCCGCCGTTCATGGTGGTCGCCACCCAGAATCCGATCGAGATGGAAGGCACCTATCCGCTCCCCGAGGCCCAGCGCGACCGGTTCATGGCCCGCATCGAGATGGGTTACCCCACCCGCGGCGCCGAACTCGAGATGCTCAGCGCCCACGGCGCGGCCAATCCGCTGGCCAGCCTGCAGCCAGTCACCGACGGCGCCACGCTGACCAAACTTGCGGCGGGCATCGGCGAGGTCCACGTCTCGCAGGCCGTCAAGGAATACATCGTCGACATCGTGGACGCCACCCGCTCCAGCAGCGATCTGCGGCTGGGTGCCTCTCCGCGCGCTGGGCTGCAGCTGCTGCGTGCGGTGCGGGTGCGGGCCGCAGTGACCGGCCGCGACTATGTCATTCCCGACGATGTGCAGGCGCTGCTCGCCTCAGTGCTTTCGCATCGCGTGCTGCTGACCTCAGCGGCCCGGCTGGCCGGACGCTCGGGTGCGGACGCGGTGACCGCGGCCGCAGCTACCGTGGCGCTGCCGCGGAGCATCTGA
- a CDS encoding DUF58 domain-containing protein, whose amino-acid sequence MQAWRRLTPRGRIVGVFGLLAGLAGVVFTQRDLFWLGAFAFAVVIGALLMVSWPVKGLRHERRLAVTSVPVGTEFGVWLTLTSSGGGLPRMLHFEDVVPPSMGIRPRFALSGGIPSDGYRVGYRLTGAQRGRFRIGPLLVRSLDPFGLARNDMAFVTTTEIAVTPKIYELGGLRAGSSGSSAEARSARAGLVGQDDVLVREYRRGDDVRRVHWRSTARAGELMVRREEQSWQPTTRLLVDNRRCAHVGGGPDSSFEWAVSAAASAGLALLGAGSILELADADGLSLSPDSDRSVRSQQLLYELTDITLTSAESLAAGLFAGGENRLPSSSVLAVLGQLTDADLATLIEATPRSGSAHALLLDVQSFAGGSSRSAQARYAVELANRGWMVTLVTGSTTVPQAWTALHEATEVLA is encoded by the coding sequence GTGCAGGCCTGGCGCCGCCTCACCCCGCGCGGACGCATCGTCGGCGTCTTCGGCCTGCTGGCCGGTCTGGCCGGGGTGGTGTTCACCCAGCGCGATCTGTTCTGGCTGGGGGCTTTCGCCTTCGCGGTGGTGATCGGTGCGCTGTTGATGGTCTCCTGGCCGGTCAAGGGGCTGCGCCACGAACGCCGTCTCGCGGTGACCAGTGTCCCGGTCGGCACCGAGTTCGGAGTCTGGCTCACGCTGACCAGTTCGGGTGGCGGCCTGCCGAGAATGCTGCATTTCGAGGACGTGGTGCCGCCATCGATGGGTATTCGTCCGCGTTTCGCCTTATCGGGTGGGATTCCATCGGACGGCTACCGAGTCGGCTACCGGCTCACCGGAGCCCAGCGCGGCCGCTTCCGGATCGGCCCGTTGCTGGTGCGCAGCCTTGATCCGTTCGGCTTGGCGCGCAATGACATGGCGTTCGTGACCACCACCGAGATCGCCGTGACTCCCAAGATCTACGAGCTGGGCGGCTTGCGGGCGGGCAGTTCGGGCTCGTCGGCCGAAGCCCGCAGTGCGCGTGCCGGGCTGGTCGGTCAAGACGACGTGCTGGTCCGCGAATACCGGCGCGGCGATGACGTGCGGCGGGTGCACTGGCGTTCGACGGCGCGGGCGGGAGAACTGATGGTGCGCCGCGAGGAACAATCGTGGCAGCCCACCACCCGGCTGCTGGTCGACAACCGGCGCTGCGCTCATGTGGGTGGCGGTCCCGACAGTTCGTTCGAATGGGCGGTGTCGGCTGCCGCGTCGGCCGGGCTCGCGCTGCTCGGCGCCGGTTCCATCCTGGAACTGGCCGATGCCGACGGGCTGAGCCTCAGCCCGGATTCGGATCGCAGCGTCCGCTCGCAGCAATTGCTGTACGAACTGACAGATATCACCCTGACCAGCGCAGAGTCGCTGGCCGCCGGACTGTTCGCCGGCGGCGAGAACCGGCTGCCGAGCTCATCGGTGCTGGCAGTGCTCGGTCAGCTGACCGATGCGGATCTGGCGACCCTGATCGAGGCGACGCCACGATCGGGCTCGGCACACGCCCTGTTGCTGGACGTGCAGTCGTTCGCGGGAGGCAGCAGCCGCTCGGCGCAGGCCCGATACGCCGTCGAGTTGGCCAACCGCGGCTGGATGGTCACTCTGGTGACCGGTTCAACGACGGTGCCGCAGGCCTGGACGGCCCTGCACGAGGCCACCGAGGTGCTGGCATGA
- a CDS encoding transglutaminaseTgpA domain-containing protein produces MIGSLRNSIATAVAAFLGAVPLVQLSADPRLLPGAAVVVVVLTGLGWLARRLSRLTWPGTVAQLLAGFIMVWIGSASASGAAGQTRPWQVFALTWNQAGAHIYGQSVPMAADDATLVLLLTGVGVLTIAIDLAFIAVRSVLLAALPLLGGYLTSMIVLDEAVGIGSIVAVCSGWLLLLASRTIDHEQRWPRGLSSKDDAKFNARGFTGLAAGLGIVSIATAVVAGLAIPPDGQSWLPRGNVGNNQSIDLIDPTIQLNENLHRPDERPVLSYTTSAPDGVRLRSTALTAMNADGWQLQQMDLLPGTPEAPSLSGTQTPVTTQIAIGDFQSNYLPAPYLPLSWDVDGSWSYDPRTLTVLNVDRRRNNQAVAGLSYSVDSLLAQPDADELANATADSIDDTGLDDDVPSEIIDLAHQITDGAQSDGAKALALQNWLNDPARFTYDLNAPEGTGYEVLVNFLFNDRRGYCIHFASSMALMAKAVGIPARVAVGFTAGTQQADGSWLVTSHNMHAWPELYFAGLGWVGFEPTVSLGSQQPPQTEPTPQTPEAEPTPQAPENPEDTPAPDVPAPLPSPVARISIDPRVLAGILAGLVALASPALARMGIRRKRLASSDAGDRVAGAWRELQATAVDLGMPWPAATPRQVAAMAWPGLDAEGRAALRRIALLVERRRYAAAPPPVAEVATDVGLISAQWYSSVSKGRRLAARMLPRSLFLGRKRRV; encoded by the coding sequence ATGATCGGCTCGCTGCGCAACTCGATCGCCACGGCTGTCGCTGCTTTTCTGGGCGCGGTTCCCCTGGTCCAGCTGAGTGCCGACCCCCGGCTGTTGCCCGGCGCGGCTGTGGTGGTGGTCGTCCTGACCGGGCTGGGCTGGCTGGCTCGCCGGCTGTCCCGCCTGACCTGGCCGGGCACAGTGGCACAGCTGCTGGCGGGCTTCATCATGGTGTGGATCGGATCGGCGTCCGCGTCCGGCGCGGCCGGCCAGACCCGGCCCTGGCAGGTCTTCGCTCTGACCTGGAATCAGGCCGGCGCGCACATCTACGGCCAGTCGGTCCCGATGGCCGCCGACGACGCCACTCTCGTGCTGCTGTTGACCGGCGTCGGCGTGCTCACGATCGCGATCGATCTGGCCTTCATCGCAGTGCGCAGCGTTCTGCTGGCGGCACTGCCGCTGCTGGGCGGCTATCTCACCTCGATGATCGTGCTGGACGAGGCCGTGGGCATCGGTTCGATCGTGGCGGTCTGCTCAGGCTGGCTGCTACTGCTGGCCTCCCGCACGATCGATCACGAGCAGCGCTGGCCACGCGGACTCAGCAGCAAGGACGACGCGAAGTTCAATGCGCGCGGCTTCACCGGGCTTGCCGCCGGCCTGGGGATCGTCTCGATCGCCACCGCAGTGGTTGCGGGCTTGGCGATACCGCCCGATGGCCAGAGCTGGCTGCCCCGGGGCAACGTGGGCAACAATCAGTCGATCGATCTGATCGACCCCACGATCCAGCTCAACGAGAACCTGCATCGTCCCGACGAACGACCGGTACTGTCGTACACCACCTCGGCCCCGGACGGCGTGCGGCTGCGCAGCACCGCGTTGACCGCGATGAATGCCGATGGCTGGCAGCTGCAACAGATGGACCTGCTGCCGGGCACCCCGGAGGCACCCTCATTGAGTGGCACACAGACCCCTGTCACCACGCAGATCGCGATCGGCGATTTCCAGTCGAACTATCTCCCGGCCCCCTATCTCCCGCTGAGCTGGGATGTCGATGGATCGTGGAGCTACGATCCGCGCACCCTCACCGTGCTCAATGTCGACCGGCGCCGCAACAATCAGGCCGTGGCCGGACTCTCGTACTCGGTCGACAGCCTGCTGGCCCAGCCCGACGCCGACGAATTGGCGAATGCGACGGCGGACAGCATCGATGACACCGGCCTGGACGACGACGTGCCTTCCGAGATCATCGACCTCGCCCATCAGATCACCGACGGCGCGCAAAGCGACGGCGCGAAGGCGCTGGCGCTGCAGAACTGGCTGAACGATCCCGCTCGGTTCACCTACGATCTGAACGCGCCGGAGGGCACCGGCTACGAGGTGCTGGTGAACTTCTTGTTCAACGACCGTCGCGGATACTGCATCCATTTCGCTTCGTCGATGGCGCTGATGGCCAAAGCCGTGGGAATCCCGGCCCGAGTCGCGGTCGGGTTCACCGCGGGCACCCAGCAGGCGGACGGCTCCTGGCTGGTAACCTCGCACAATATGCATGCCTGGCCGGAGCTCTACTTCGCCGGCCTCGGCTGGGTCGGTTTCGAACCGACGGTCTCGCTGGGCAGCCAGCAGCCGCCGCAGACCGAGCCCACTCCGCAGACCCCCGAGGCCGAGCCGACTCCGCAGGCGCCGGAGAACCCCGAAGACACTCCCGCTCCCGATGTGCCGGCCCCGCTGCCCTCGCCGGTCGCGCGAATATCGATCGATCCGCGGGTGCTCGCTGGCATACTGGCCGGCCTGGTGGCCCTGGCAAGCCCAGCGCTGGCGCGGATGGGCATCCGGCGCAAGCGGCTGGCGTCCAGCGACGCCGGCGACCGGGTGGCCGGCGCCTGGCGTGAACTGCAGGCAACTGCGGTGGATCTGGGCATGCCCTGGCCCGCGGCGACCCCGCGGCAGGTGGCCGCCATGGCGTGGCCCGGGTTGGATGCCGAGGGACGAGCCGCTTTGCGCCGCATCGCCCTACTGGTGGAACGACGACGCTACGCCGCTGCCCCGCCGCCGGTGGCCGAGGTGGCCACCGATGTGGGCCTGATCAGCGCGCAGTGGTATTCGTCGGTCAGCAAGGGCAGGCGGCTGGCCGCCCGCATGTTGCCCAGATCGCTGTTTCTCGGACGCAAGAGGCGCGTCTGA
- a CDS encoding glycerate kinase — MKVVVAPDSFKESMTAAEAAAAISAGVRTVFPDAQCVEVPMADGGEGTTDALVSALDGRWRMISTHDALGRPIEAGYGLTPDGLVIIEVASAVGIGQINPDERDVLHSSSLGVADLVRDALDNAANRFIIGLGGSATTDCGAGMLAGLGVKWLAADGSELAPNPAALADLDRADLSGLDPRLADVEIDLACDVTNPLLGPHGSAAVFGPQKGAGPDDVRYLDGILEKVAEALVAAGAPDVREEPGAGAAGGLGAAFLAIGARMRRGAEVVAEAAHLAEAIDGADFVLTGEGGMDFQTLSGKTPAGVADVAGRYGVPVIAFAGTLGRGADDLVGRGFEAVVPIMPGPGTLADALADGPNNLERAAATAMRLIKLGAAG, encoded by the coding sequence ATGAAAGTTGTTGTGGCGCCGGACTCGTTCAAGGAATCGATGACCGCAGCCGAAGCGGCGGCAGCGATCTCTGCAGGCGTACGTACGGTGTTTCCGGATGCGCAGTGCGTCGAAGTCCCGATGGCCGATGGCGGCGAGGGAACCACCGACGCACTGGTCTCCGCATTGGACGGCCGGTGGCGGATGATCTCGACGCACGACGCGCTCGGCCGCCCCATTGAGGCTGGCTATGGCCTGACACCCGACGGTCTGGTCATCATCGAAGTCGCCAGTGCGGTCGGGATCGGGCAGATCAACCCGGACGAACGAGATGTGCTGCACAGTAGCTCATTGGGTGTGGCCGATCTGGTCCGTGACGCCTTGGACAACGCGGCCAACCGCTTCATCATCGGGCTCGGTGGCAGCGCGACCACCGACTGCGGGGCGGGCATGCTGGCCGGCCTGGGAGTGAAATGGCTGGCGGCCGACGGCAGCGAGCTGGCCCCGAACCCGGCCGCTCTGGCCGATCTTGACCGAGCTGATCTCAGCGGGCTGGATCCTCGGCTGGCCGATGTCGAGATCGACCTCGCGTGCGACGTCACCAACCCGCTGCTCGGCCCGCATGGGTCGGCGGCGGTTTTCGGTCCGCAGAAGGGGGCCGGCCCCGACGATGTCCGCTACCTCGACGGGATTCTCGAGAAAGTGGCCGAGGCGCTGGTGGCCGCTGGAGCTCCCGATGTGCGTGAGGAACCGGGAGCCGGTGCGGCCGGGGGCCTGGGCGCGGCATTCTTGGCCATCGGCGCCCGGATGCGTCGCGGGGCCGAGGTCGTCGCGGAGGCCGCTCACCTCGCGGAGGCGATCGACGGCGCCGACTTCGTGCTGACCGGTGAAGGCGGCATGGACTTCCAGACGCTGTCGGGCAAGACTCCGGCCGGGGTTGCCGATGTCGCCGGACGCTACGGCGTCCCCGTCATCGCCTTCGCCGGCACGCTGGGTCGTGGCGCCGACGACCTGGTCGGCCGGGGTTTCGAAGCGGTCGTCCCGATCATGCCCGGGCCAGGGACTCTGGCGGATGCACTGGCCGACGGCCCCAACAATCTGGAACGGGCCGCGGCGACCGCGATGCGCCTGATCAAGCTCGGTGCGGCTGGCTGA
- a CDS encoding DUF3040 domain-containing protein, whose amino-acid sequence MALSEEEQRLLEQLEASLAADDPKLAQTLGSSSTPRQIHGRRATLAGVLFVVGLVLLVVGMQTSWAVSVIGFIAMLVATVIALGSWRKATDSDARGKRTPPPNSEPFMGKMEDRWRRRQEGGF is encoded by the coding sequence ATGGCGCTTTCAGAAGAGGAGCAGCGGCTCCTAGAACAGCTCGAAGCTTCCTTGGCTGCGGACGATCCGAAACTCGCTCAGACCCTCGGTTCATCCAGCACCCCTCGTCAAATACATGGGCGCCGGGCAACATTGGCTGGCGTGCTTTTTGTGGTTGGCCTGGTCTTGCTGGTTGTGGGTATGCAGACGAGCTGGGCTGTCAGCGTGATCGGTTTCATCGCCATGCTGGTTGCCACCGTGATCGCCTTGGGCTCGTGGCGCAAAGCCACGGATTCGGATGCGCGCGGTAAGCGCACTCCGCCACCCAATTCTGAGCCCTTCATGGGCAAGATGGAGGACCGTTGGCGTCGTCGCCAAGAGGGCGGCTTCTGA